aacattAATAAACCACATGGATTATAAACACATCTTATTACATGTTTTGAATGATgcattttaatttctatttcgtTTTTAGAGGAAAGggaattgagaaaaaaatgataaagagAGGAGAacaaagggagagggagagcggCACAAAGTCAAGCTGGCGGTCTCAATCCCTCTCTCGCCCGTTCAACATCCTCACTATTCTCTCCAACGATTCTTGGAAAAAAACCGTCCTTCCATCCTTTTTCCATGGATAGCAAAGAAAGGGGGGAAATTGTGGTCATCTGGACATGGAAGTCTCACCAGCAGGGTTATAAGATATAAAATAAGCGCTCCTATATTCATCCCACTGGTTACACGCACATATAATAAACTCGATTGTTAGGtcaaatcatataaataaaatatgtttATTTCTGCTTTAATTACAACCAAAGCATGTCCTTTTTGGTTAATAAACCAAATTACACGCTAACCATCGATTGAGTCTGTGCATGAATTAGTATATATGGTGACTTTTGCTCGTGCAGATTAATAATGAGTAATTCTCACTTTCCTTTTGGCTCAAGAACAAATTGTCACTTTCCTATTTTGCTTGcgaaaagattttcctttcaTATTTTTTGAATCTAGAAAGAAGGAGATTTTATTTTATCCTATATGCAAAGGAGGAAAAACCCATTGGAAAAGGGATGCCTAGAGACAAACCAAATCCAGAATTAAGGGAAATGAGTTAGGGCTACGTTTAGTCATCTGAATTTCTAACTAATATAAAACTGAACTGGAAATGATATGAAATCTAGGAGAATTTACTATATTTTATCTATTGTTTGGTGATTACAATAATAAAGTTAgacatattcacatcatattatatattgtttggtataaacacctatatatgaataaaaaaattttacaaacgaagataataaaaatttccCGTGAcactcttctctattatattttttatttattttattttcctctcttttttaattaatttcttccctttccatcattctctaataaaatttaattaaatagaaaattatactaatatacctaaaatactaaaacacctaaaatatgtaataaatatatatttatatatcgaATTTATGTtacaagataaaattaaattcaactatagaaataaaaataagattaaattaaaaaaatgatatttattttttgctattttgaatttcttatattaaaattaaaattcaaatattatttatattcaaatataattctaattaattttttatttgtatattttttttttcattatggatattagaaatcctatctgCCTTGATCTAACCTCTCCCATAGAATTATTTAATTCATTCTATATCTCatttatattcgactttatcctATATTAAGTAGACACTAAacataggatatgataaattttatcatatgcTGAATTTTATCCTAATCGCCAAACGCAACCTAAAAAAAATGACCCATTCAAAGATGAATGATCACATCATTGAAAGTAAAGtgaagatttcttttcctcCGTATCTCATTGTTCTAGGTTGAATTTTGGTTGAGTTCATGTGCAGAAAAGGTAAAGCAAAAAAGAGGAGTGCGAATTAGGGATGATAAGAAAAAGCAATAGAGGCATATAGCTGGGGTCAGGCCGGCCCATCACAAGACCAATTGGGTTGAGCTAGGCTTTTATAACCCAAAAATGTCCCTCAAGCCAATCGGGTTTGAGGCAGTTTAGGAGGGCTTAGGCTGCTAGGCTCATCAGATATGACGAAGTGAAAAGAGTCGATCCCAAGAGAGTCCAAATAAACGTGAAAATCATTATCAGGAGTCGATTTTCCGTGGTATGTTGTGTACACGTGAGAGAGATAACAAAATGCATAAGAGAGAACAGTGCTCGATTCATTTAGTACTTATAATTTGGCTTTAAAATGGTGTAACTTAGTCAACTGGGATGTCGAAAAATCCATACCCatgtaaatatttatttttctaatggtGCTCATTAAGGAAAAAATTACATTTCTACTGTACATAGTCCTGTACACTCTCTAGTCCTAACAAGAATCAATTAGCATGATTTCATGTTCTAATTTATCTACGGTGAAAGGGCTTCGCTTATCATGTTTCGAGTTCAATATGGAATCCAAAGAGATTTTGTTGAATTTAGATGTTGGTTTAGTTTTATGGGACAAAAATGATGCGATCATTACACAAATTGACATTTTCTCAATTGATCTATGTATTTAATCAAGTGTTTTTATCATTACACAAACTCGtttaagggttttttttttaaatctgatTTTACTGATTTAAATATCTTCGCTTTTACTTCTCCTTTTGAAATCAAATGCATTAATACACCTCAAACACTGTTTTATTTTCCCGGCACTTCCACATCATTATTGAAATATGCAATCAACCTTTTATGCGTCAAAAATGGGGTTTCTAGCTTCCGTTTTGGGATTCGATCATCTAAGTTTGATCTCATCATTTTAAACAAGAGAATTGACATTTTATTCTAATTGAATCGTACTGTAGCAGAAAAGTTCCACcaaaatttattacttttttgtggttgaattttatgacttgattatgCACGTTTTTGACCAAGAATTATTGATTATAATCTTTTGGGGTTTTATTAAACTCGAGCTATGAAGAATATATGTGAACTGTAGAGGGAAAAAATTGTgtaatgtttttcatttttcttctaagACGTTTAAAAAGGAtgtgaattttatttaatttctgtTGGtcgaattttatttattaattattattgttTTCGGTAAAAAAAAGGGTGAGTAAAATTAAACGCAAATACCTTGCTTTTGCCgtggtgtatatatatatatatatatatatatatatccttcgGTAAAGGATCAGGTCATCGGTGGCTTcttcgttcgttcgttcgttcgttcgcTCGATTGACTTGTTGACTTTGGAAATTCCACTCCTCccgtcctcgtcctcctctccTCGCCGTCCTCCTCCCATGGCGACCGCCGCGATCGGCCGTGCCTCCTCCCTTTGCTGCTGGCGGCGATCGTCCTCCAGTGGGGTTTCCTCCCTCTCGCCGTCGACGCGAGGCCTTGCAAGACCCTCCTCATCGCCTACTCCTTCTCCTTCACCGGAAACCCCGCCCTCCTCCGCCAGCCccaccacccccaccaccaccccctCCACCGCCCCCACTTCCTCCCTTCTTTCCCGGCCGTCGACCTCGCGTCCTCCGattccgcctccgcctccgcctcggccTCGTCGGAGGAGGTCATCACGATCTTCGACGCCTCCGATCGCCAATTCGATGGCAGACCCGCCTTCGTCTTCTTCGATCGCCGCGTCTTCCCTTCCCGAGAGGAGGGGCCGCAGCGCCCGCGGTATCCGCAGCTCCTGCAGCGGCAGCAGCGGCCGGTGCCCCTGGGGTACTTCGATCTGAGCTCCCTGCGCGACCGCACCGTGGACATCCTCAGCGTCGTCGTCGCCTTGCTCTTCGGCGTCGGTTGCGGCGCCCTAACCGCAGCCACCATGTACCTGGTTTGGTCTCTCTTCGCTACCCACCGCGGCGATGATTTCCAGGAGGAGTCGGATGATGAGGACGCGAGCCCCAAGAAGATGGGCTATGTCAAAATTCCTGCCGCGGATGCCTTCCCAGCCCCAACCAAAGCCTGAAGCCTGTAGATGCTGTATGAACAGTTTCGTATAATCGTTTAAATAAATTGTGTGGTGTACTCTGTCTTTAGTCTCGTGTAAGTTCCGCGCGTTTATTCTGGATGATTGATGCTTTGTCAGAAAGGCTTTCGCTTTGTTTTTAATTGTCTGTCCCTAACTCAATCGCCCAATTTCGGGTCTTAATCTATTCTGCAATTAAGTTAAAGCATCAGCTGCGTTTTAGATCTCTTCTTGATGTGGCTTTTGTGTTTGATTAACTCTTGTTTGATGCTATTCATTTCTCATTATCTTATAGGGCTTTGCAAGAAATCAATTAGGTTTGGTCTCCTTTCATGTTAGGATTATACATTAGTTCCTCTGTGAAGTGGATTTGATGATTTGCCCTCTGCTGTGGATCCTGCTCTATACCTGCGACGAGGGTTTTGATTTTGAGAGTGGTCATCCTATTGACCTTAATGAGAGACCATGCTCTTGTTCATTGCTACCTCTTTTGTCCAAGTTTCAAGTCTGAGAAGGCATTCGACTTGCTTCCTTGCTTCCTTGCTTCCTTGCTTCCTTGCTTCTTATCCTTCACCTTCTCAGTGTGCTTGTCCCTCctaatttcatttgattttctcCTATTAAACAGTTTAAAAAGTAGAAGCTTACTCTCAATGATTAAGCTTCATTTCCATAGTGTAGTGTTGGGACTCTTGGCTGCATAGTGGCACACTTTGTTCGGTTTAAAATCTTACCTGGACGGTATTGGGTGTGTTAGCCAAATGGTATCATTGTAAGTCTGAGAATCTGTTGGCTCAAGATGGCTAACTCACTAATAGGGCTTCCTGTATTGATGGGGATTctcttttgaatatatatatatgttgagtGTTGGAGGAAAACGAGGATGATCTGATAACTTATTGCTTCGTGGTGACACTACTGCCACCAGATCTTGAGCTTTTAGTACCGGGAGAGCTTCTAGGAacgggaaagagaaagagggttTCTGAAAATTATTAGGATATTAGACTTGAACCAAGCTTAAGGAGTAAGTTTTGTAAGTTGGAACTTTCGGATTATGATTTAGTCCTATTGCTGTTCTTTTGCCTTGTACAACCACTCTGTGTGCTGGTTAGAACAGTTTCCAAGTTCCCACCAGAGTTGTAGGATAGTTGTAATCAAAGTTTTTGGCTCCTTAACAAGTAACGGTGTGTGGGTGGTATGTTATGTCGACATTTGTTAGGTAATGTACCATCCTCAGGAATCAACCCCGGGAGATTTAAAACTAGAGTTCCATAGTTTCAAAGTCCAAGGTAGCATAATAATTTGGTGTTTTACAGAAGTATGACTGTATGCCAACTAGATAACCTCAGTTTGTCAATTATTCTAATTCCCTGTTGTTATTCAAAGAAGGTGgagaatatatgaaaaatatcttgtTTTCTCTAGCAGTGAATTTAGTGATAGTTGTGACCCAGGGATCATAAAGAAGCCATTTTTAGTGGGATCTTCTgtgttaaattttgattaacaAATGGAAATTTGGGAAGTACTTGGTCTCATGTCTTTTGTGGAGCATGAGAAATGCTGGAGGGTACTTATTATTTCAGAATAGGTTATGCTACATCCTGGATGGATCTTCACCTACTTGTGGCTTGGTTTTCTTTACTGCTTTGCGAAAAAGTGCCATGCTATTGCTATCTATGCCCTTTTGTTAAATCTGAGTGTGATAACCAGATCTCATCATCGGTTGTCATTAATTTAAGAAGGTACTTCAGAACTTTTTGAGAATTTGTAGGGATTGGGGCCAGGAAAAAGTGTGGTCATTTTGAGTGACCCTATTTATGAAATTGCTTCTTGCGTGGAATGCAGTATCATTCAAGTGTATCATCCCGAGAATACATTCAGTTCTCTTAGGCTAATGCAATGAAGTATGAGTTTTGGTTTGCTTCCTAAGAACTTTTGGTGGGTATGTTTACGTTAGGATCTTGCTCTCCATAGTTTCCTCACTGCTTGTGGTTATATTCTCCCACTTGAAATAGAATTCAAGTTTGCTCTGTGTAATTTGTTTATGCATTTTTACCTGATAAGTTTTTTACCTCAGTGCCACAAAATTATCTATGTGAAACTATCGATAATGCTTTTGGCTCCGAAAAAGCTAGATGTTCATACTTAGTGTTAGCTGTGTCTTGAACAAGTAATGTGTAAAACTGGCAAAATTCTGCCATATAGTTGCCTAACTTGTTGAATTAGAAGATCTTCTGCCTCGTCATTGATGCCCGGTGCTTTGTGTTCTCCCAACTAGTACGATCTGATGAAAGGCTTGTTTCCTAACTCTGCAGCCGTAAGAATAGTAAGAATAGCGGCAAGCATGCTACATTGCTGGGATAATTCTATCCATTGTTAAGTAATTCCCTCGGTTTTACTTTCACCAAGCAGCAGCAGGGCAGAAACTAGTTTGGAGCTCGAATCCAAGGTAACTTGTTTCACGAAAGGCAATCCCAGCTCGAATCCGTGTTTTCTTGCGAGTGTTGGTTTTTGGGGGTAGGTCTGGTTACTTTGATACCAATAGTTGGCAATAACCCTTTCGAATTTTTTGCGTGCCATACGGAATTCATTCATGACACATAAAAAGATCTGTACCCTTTAGTTTAAATAGCCGAAATTTACTCGGGTctcattagaaaaataaataaattcagaTATGAGGCTAGTTTTGTTGCAAGAATGACATTAGGGACCCTCCAATTCCGGGTCTTAAAACTTCAAGGGCTAACGATGCATTTTACCCAAAGATATCTTCAAATGGAGAGAGATCGGTCTAATTGAATTTATGCAACGGTGATATACATGGAGAGCGATCGCTCTTGTTGAATTTATGCACCGGTGATATACATGTTAGAAGAAACAATTGTCCGCCAATCCCATGTCGCCCTCCTCCTCCAGGCGAAGGGACTTCAAATGCTTCTCGATCCCACGTAACAGTGTTGCGACCTCTTCGATGAGCGCAAAGGACCGGTCTCCCACAACGAACTCGCAGACCTCACCATTCACTTCAATCGAACTACATCCGGGAACCTTCTTAACCCTGTTCTCCTCCATCCCTTTCCTCACTTTCACAACATCGTCCCACTGGCTCGTCGAGGCATATAGATTCGAAAGCAACACGTGAACTCCGCCGTGGTCGAGCCTCCTTTGAATTATGCTCTCGACCATTTCTCTTCCCAACTCCACATCACCATGAACTCTGCATCCATTGAGCAATGCCCCGAGAGCATAAGAGTCGGGCTCCATCGGCATACCTCTCACTACCCGCTTCGCCTCCTCCAGCATCCCGGCTCTGCCTAATAGATCCACCAAACACCCGTAATGCTGAACTCCCGGCTCGATCCCGTATTTCTCGCTCATCCTTCCGAATATTTCCAAACCGCGGTCGACCATACCCATCCGACTGCAAGCGCTTAGCACGCATATGAAAGTAACTTCATTAGGCGCAACTCCTTCGGTCATCATCCTCCCGAACAGCTCAATCGCATCTCTACTGCGACCATGATTCGCCAGGCATGAAATCAAGGAAGTAAAGGCAAACacatctctctcctccatctcctcgaAAACGCGATGAGCCATCTCCACGCAACCGCATTTCGAGTACATGTCGATAAGTGCAGTGCCCAATATCGTATCTAGCTTCATCTTTGTCCTGTCCACGTAGGCGTGTATCCACCTTCCTTGATCCAAAGCGCCAAGAAAGGCACAGGCGGTTAGTGCGCCGACGACCCCTGCATGATTCGGACGAAGCCCGGAAAGAGTCTGCATGGCGTTGAAAAGCTCTAAAGCCTCCCTGAACAGGCCAGCCTGCACGTACCCATTGATCATCGCGCTCCAAGAAACGGCATTCTTGTccggcatttcgtcgaacagaTTGCGCGCGACATCCACCTGGTCAGACTTCACGTACCCATTAATGAGAGCAGTCCAGGTGATCACGTCTCGGTTCGCACTCGCGTCGAAAATGCTGCGAGCCGATTCGAGAGCATCGCAAGTGACGTACAGATGAATCAACCCATTCTGCACGAAGTCATAGGATTCCCATCCCAGCCGGATGGCCTGGCAGTGGTAGCTAGACCCCGAGCGAACGTCCCCGAGCTGGGCGCAAGCCGTGAGCAAGAAGGAGAACGTGTAGTTGTTGGGCAAGAAGCCGGAATCCGCCACCATTCTCTGGTACAGAGCCAGAGCGGACCCGGGCTCCCTGGCATCCACGAGAGCCTTGATCATGGTGTTGCAGACGTAAGCGGTCCGGCAATGACGAGGAAGATGTCGGAAGAAGCGGTGGGCGTGCGAGAAGTCGCGGGGGGCGCAGAAGGCGACGACCTTGCCGGCGGCGTAGGGGTCGAGGAGGGCGCCGGAAACGGCGAGGTGGGACTGGATCTGCTTCATCTGGGCCATGGTGAGGCATTGTTCCAGGAGGAGGAGAGATCTCGCTTTCATAAAAAATTCAGCCGGTCTACGGATCGCGGTTAGCGAGCGAAGGTCTCCCTCGCATCTTTAGCCGAATCGTCGAGGCTTCTGCAGGTTTTAAGGGATCGAGCGTTTCTGACGGTATTGCATCTAAAATGTGCGTACTTTCTTCGTTACTAATTCACAGGCAAAATTATCGAAGAAATCATAACcttattttaattatgtcaattaactcttaatttttttgtaattatattaatttagtatatcaaactaattttgattgattgGCATCTGTAGGCCGCCATCGCTTATGCCTGGGATTGATTTGGAGGTTTTGGatagaaaaaatttaagattaaatttgcataattataataagtttaagatttttttctaattcataAGTAACTTGAGTAATCttaaaatcaagtgaatttCAAGCTTTCCATTCCCTctcccgttttttttttttttttgtcgatcttATTCTAATTTTCATTCTTAAACTTTTGTCCCGCTCCTACCTATTTGTAAGGCGTAGAATCGAAATCTACACTCAAACTAATTCTAGCCGCCCCAATTCCGAGAAAGTGGAGATTTGAACCACCCATCTTCCTTTTTCGTTTAGGAAGTATGGCTAATGAGATTTCATTTCCCCTCTTTTCTCAACTTCTATTTTTGTTATGGTTTAGCCAATACTTATTTGGTTAGGATACTATGATCAATATATTTGAGTTGTAATGTTGAATTACAAGTGATTAAGGGCAAAAACGAAATGTTTTTGGAATGTGACGAATCAATTCGATCTAAGTGACTTAGGTGAAAATAATACAGGTCAATAGTCAAGAGCACTCGCTCCGTCTCCTTCCTCTCCTCAACCCCCTGCAGACGCAAAAAGCTTCATTCCGAATCAACAAACCAGCAGGGAAGCGACGCGAGCTTCCTGGCGTACACCATACCCGCGAAGAAAAGAGGGGGGGAAAAGAAGTTCTTCTTCGTCTCCCGGAGATCTCTGCACATGGCGATCCTGGGGAGGAGGCGAGAGCGAGAGCTTGGCGGTGGATCGTATGGATTTCCGATGAGGCTGACGAGACATTCGTGGCGAAGGCAGTTCCGCATCCTCATCATTTGCCTCGCCCTCATCGCCCTCCTCCCCCCCATCTTCTTCCACTTCCGGCTCAGGTCCTTCCGTCAGGTCTCGTCTCTGTCCTCACCTCGCATTACGTGCCCGCAAAAGGGTCGACCTCGCGTTCTGCTTTCTTTGCTGTTCGTACGTGCGGATATTGCTTGCCGGACATTGATTTTAAGGACCGGAGCTAGGAAAATCTCGGCTTAATGCATCGACCCACATCGTATTTCTTCTGTACCGTGTACCGGTGCTACAGGAAAGTGACTTTTCCGTTTAGGACGAAGCGAATGATATGTAATTTAAGAAAATGTCTGCACTGGCGTTTCAGCTCCGGTAATTAGTTCTATGTTATATACCCTTTTGGTTCGTCAGTCGGCTGTGCCCTGCATGATGCCTCTTCTTTATGTCTCCAATGTTGGCAAAAGCTTGGTTGTGTACATTCATGTTTGGATTCCGTCATGCATATATTTCCGACTCCAATTAAGAGCTTTGAATATGATGTCCCGGTTTTGGATGATTCTGGCTGAGGGTGACTTTCAGTCACATGGGTTATTCTTGGAAATTAAGTGATAATGGCTGAGCTGGTACAACAGCTAAGGACTTGTATGCAAAAGTTATACTGAAATAGACTTGTCCTGTTATATCCACAGAGGGTGTTTTCAGTGTTCTATTACTGACTTAATACTGGTGTTGGTGTGATAAATGGTACTATTGCCTATCAAAGTGTGATGAGGGTTCACTCATGTTGCATCAGCCTGAATTCAGTTATTCCAAACCCAGGCTTCCTGATGTTGTATGGAAGCTGCCTTGATGTTGATGTGAGAGTTGCcacatttcaaataaaggccttaTTAACAAGTGCCCCCAAAGCACTTGTTAGATGTGCTTAATGAGGAAATAGTTGGATTTTAAAGCATTGACTGTGCATATTGTAAGGACAATCAATGTTCGGAAATTGTGAGATTTTCTCATTTGGTTACTCAAGTAGTGGCTGGGGCACTTTTAACAAAATCCATCCAATAATTGCTTCATCTGGTTCTGGATTGTGAAATTTGCTTGTCATCATCTTCTGACTTGCATCTATTTGAGTTAGATTGTACAGGCAATGCAGTATGGTTATTTTGTGGAGGTCAAACGGAAGTCTTGCTCATGATTGTATTGAGGTCAACATAATCTGGCCTGCTGCCTGCATTAACAATTTTCAAACATCATGCAGGCACAATTAAAGAAGTGCAGTTGGCTGAACAGTCCACCTCTTGTGTGTGCTCATGGTGGTGACTTGTATAAGGCCTTCGCCAACACAGTGAGCATCCATCTCTTTTTAGATTGTTTAATGAAATTGTTTGTTGAGCCAGGGTGGGAAAATCCAATGTGTCAAGAGGTTTTATTCTTAATGGCGCAAGGCTCTAGCTAAGGGAAGCAACTCGACCAACAAAAGTTTGGTAAAAAGGAAAGGCATTTGCTTGCTGCAGACTGCATAGGAACCAAGCCCTTTTCCTCTTCACTGGATATGGGAGcatgaaaagagagaataacaaaattatttaatgtgACGGATAAATCCAAATAAGTATCACTTTGTCAATGTTTGAAAGTTTGAATTGATgagttatttttctttctattgttCCGCAGATGGCTGCATATCAAGATGCTCTTCGTTCCCAGGTAGACTGCATTGAGATTGATGTTTCTCGGTCATCAGATGGTGTGTTGCTTGCTCTGCATGACAGGTAAAttagctgtttttttttttcttatgtaaCACTTCACTGCTTCAACCCTGCTTCCGCCACAAGTAATCGACACTTTCAAGGAAATAATTCAATACTTGACTACTTTTATAACTTCTCTTTCGGATTTGTTATGTGATTGAGATCTTCATTTGTGTATTTCTCACAATGCTATCATGGCATAGCCTTGAACTCCAACTTtaccctttcttcttctttaaatgAAAGGTTTGTCGGTTTTGCTCATGATGCCCCATTTTGCACTTATCTGGTTTAaacataatttaatttgaatggaaaatggtTTTTGACATAGATGTAATGCAGGATTAGGGGTTTTATATAGACTTTGGTGACATGCTAGCTACTGTTGGTCATTTAGCAGAATTGGATGTAGTAGTttcctagaaatagattttttcaaGTAATATGCATATATTGTCTTTGAAGGAGGATATGTGAGCTTTAAACCCAAAATCCACTCTTTAGCTACTAACACGTGTCTGAGTATTGTCTTCATTTCTTAAAAGCATATTACCAGGGACAGATCTAGAGGTTTGTTGTTTGAGGGGTGAGAGAAAAGGGAAGCTCAAATGAAAGACTAATAGTAGaagttaatatattttaatatatgttttttatgtttaataCCCCTAGAAATACTTACAGTAGTTTTTCATGGACAAATTTTCTGTATGTAATTTAGTAGTATgttcaatgccttaaatttattAGAATTCTTGCTTTATGTGCACAGAAAACCTCATCTATTGCCACATCATTGAGCTGATGTCAACCATATGTGTTTTATAGATCTAGTCATTCCAGCTGTACCCGAATAAACGCACAAGCTTTTCTAACATTAGGACAATATGCTACCTGCTTTGCGAAATTGTGTTAAGTTCGCAGAAGGAAAGCGAGAATTTGTACTGGTTGAAATAAAGGAATA
The window above is part of the Eucalyptus grandis isolate ANBG69807.140 chromosome 6, ASM1654582v1, whole genome shotgun sequence genome. Proteins encoded here:
- the LOC104449782 gene encoding pentatricopeptide repeat-containing protein At5g66520 codes for the protein MKARSLLLLEQCLTMAQMKQIQSHLAVSGALLDPYAAGKVVAFCAPRDFSHAHRFFRHLPRHCRTAYVCNTMIKALVDAREPGSALALYQRMVADSGFLPNNYTFSFLLTACAQLGDVRSGSSYHCQAIRLGWESYDFVQNGLIHLYVTCDALESARSIFDASANRDVITWTALINGYVKSDQVDVARNLFDEMPDKNAVSWSAMINGYVQAGLFREALELFNAMQTLSGLRPNHAGVVGALTACAFLGALDQGRWIHAYVDRTKMKLDTILGTALIDMYSKCGCVEMAHRVFEEMEERDVFAFTSLISCLANHGRSRDAIELFGRMMTEGVAPNEVTFICVLSACSRMGMVDRGLEIFGRMSEKYGIEPGVQHYGCLVDLLGRAGMLEEAKRVVRGMPMEPDSYALGALLNGCRVHGDVELGREMVESIIQRRLDHGGVHVLLSNLYASTSQWDDVVKVRKGMEENRVKKVPGCSSIEVNGEVCEFVVGDRSFALIEEVATLLRGIEKHLKSLRLEEEGDMGLADNCFF
- the LOC104449780 gene encoding uncharacterized protein LOC104449780 — its product is LVDFGNSTPPVLVLLSSPSSSHGDRRDRPCLLPLLLAAIVLQWGFLPLAVDARPCKTLLIAYSFSFTGNPALLRQPHHPHHHPLHRPHFLPSFPAVDLASSDSASASASASSEEVITIFDASDRQFDGRPAFVFFDRRVFPSREEGPQRPRYPQLLQRQQRPVPLGYFDLSSLRDRTVDILSVVVALLFGVGCGALTAATMYLVWSLFATHRGDDFQEESDDEDASPKKMGYVKIPAADAFPAPTKA